The window AACAGATGAAATCAATTCATCGTAATTCACCAATTGTTTACTTGAAATAGTCAGTGAATCCAGTATTATTTGTGAAGAAACATTTGGGATTGGTTTTTCTCTTGCTGGATAAATTGGTAGTAAAATTACCTCATCCGCTAAAGATAATGATTGAGCAAATTCTTTGTAAAAATCATTAGTACGAGAATACAGATGTGGTTGAAAAATAACTGCCAATCTCCGATTGGGATACAAAGTTCGCACCGATTTAATAGAGGATTTCAATTCTTGAGGATGATGAGCATAATCATCTATTAAAACCAAATCATCGGTCTTGATATGGAAATCAAAGCGTCTCTTAACTCCTATGAAAGATGCCATAGCTTGCTTTAATTCTTCAGAAGTTACACTATTAAGCAAGGCTACTGCCAAGGCGGCAACACTATTAACAATATTAATCTCTATTGGTTCATTTAATTGAATATCTTTAATAACAGTATTTGGTGCTACAAAATCAAAATGAATTTCTTCACTATTTATTCGTACATTTTGTGCATAAAAATCAGGTTTATTTTTCCCTCTTATTTTTGAAATATCTCCACTATAACTATAATGTTGTACACCTTCTTGCAAAGAAGGGGCAATATCTATGCCTTCTCTCATTAATAGTACTCCACCTCTACGAATCAAAAAAGTAAAATGTTCAAAAGCCTCCTTATAACTTTTCTCTGTACCATAAACATCTAGATGATCAGAATCCACAGAAGTAATCACTGCCATAAAGGGAGAAAGCCAATGAAAAGAACGATCATATTCGTCAGCTTCAATGACGATCAAATCACTTGTATCTGACAATAACAGATTATTATTATAATTTTTTAATATGCCTCCTAAAAATGCGTTACAACCCGCACTTGACTGCTTTAAAAGATGAG of the Candidatus Azobacteroides pseudotrichonymphae genomovar. CFP2 genome contains:
- the murC gene encoding UDP-N-acetylmuramate--L-alanine ligase yields the protein MSSLIQYFLANRKNISGYDKVESVFTRQLNDLGASIHYDDNVNLIPKLFKDKENTLVVITPAIPYDHSEWTFFRNAGFNIVKRAQLLGEITKNKKGICIAGTHGKTTTSSMIAHLLKQSSAGCNAFLGGILKNYNNNLLLSDTSDLIVIEADEYDRSFHWLSPFMAVITSVDSDHLDVYGTEKSYKEAFEHFTFLIRRGGVLLMREGIDIAPSLQEGVQHYSYSGDISKIRGKNKPDFYAQNVRINSEEIHFDFVAPNTVIKDIQLNEPIEINIVNSVAALAVALLNSVTSEELKQAMASFIGVKRRFDFHIKTDDLVLIDDYAHHPQELKSSIKSVRTLYPNRRLAVIFQPHLYSRTNDFYKEFAQSLSLADEVILLPIYPAREKPIPNVSSQIILDSLTISSKQLVNYDELISSVAKQKMDVVLVIGAGDIELLIEPLKKALLACRW